The Mycolicibacterium monacense genome contains the following window.
GGTGGTCGCCAAGGTGGTGCCGGCGATCGCGGCGGGCTGCACCGTCGTGCTGAAGCCGAGCAACGAGGCGCCGCTGTCGGTGTTCGAGTTCGTCGAGGCCCTCGACGAGGCCGGCCTGCCGCCCGGGGTGGTCAACCTCGTCTCCGGCAGCGGACGCGTGGTGGGCGAGCGGATCGCCGAGCACCCGGATGTCGACCTCGTGTCGTTCACCGGATCGACGGCGGTCGGCCAACGGGTCGCCGAGCTCGCCGCGAAAACGGTGAAGAAGGTGGCGCTCGAGCTGGGCGGCAAGTCGGCCAACGTCATCCTCGAGGGTGGCGACCTGACGACGGCGGTGAAGGTCGGTGTCGGGAACGCATACCTCAACGGAGGCCAGACCTGTATGGCCTGGACGCGGATGCTGGTGCCGGAGAGCCGTTACGGCGAGGCGCTCGAGCTGGTCGAGGCGGCCGCCGCCAGGTACACCGTCGGTGACCCGCTCGACCCGGCCACGCGTATCGGACCGTCGGCGTCGGCATCGCAGTTCGCCACCGTGCGCGGATTCATCGAGCGCGCCCAGCGCGACGGCGCGCGGCTGATCACCGGTGGCGCCGAGAAGATCCGCGACATCGGCTACTACGTCGCGCCGACCGTCTTCGCCGACGTCGACCCCGATTCCGAACTCGGTCAGGAGGAGGTCTTCGGACCCGTCCTCGCGGTGATCCCGTTCCGCGACGAGGACGACGCCGTGCGGATCGCCAACGGCACCCCGTACGGGCTGGCGGGTGCGGTGTGGGCCGGGGACCTCGATCATGCGATCGCCTTCGCGCGCCGGGTGCAGACCGGGCAGCTCGACCTCAACGGCGGCGCGTACAACCCCGTGGCGCCGTTCGGCGGGTACAAGAAGTCCGGCGTCGGCCGGGAACTCGGCCGCGCGGGCTTCGAAGAGTTCCTGCAGACCAAATCCCTGCAGCTGCCCGCATGACCGCCGACATGAGCGGTCCGTTGCGCATCACGACGACCGCAGCCATTCAGGTGTGGACGATCGATCTGCCGCACGTCGGCAATGCGATCACCGACGACGGCTTCATCGCCGCGTTCGAGGCCGCGGTCCACGCCGTCAACGCCGACAACGCGATTCGTGCCGTCATCCTCACCGGTGAGGGCAAGATCTTCTCCGCCGGCGGCAACGTGAAGGAGATGGCGGACCGGCAGGGCATGTTCGGCCTGGAGCCGCTCGATCAGCGGCGCGCATACCTCGACGGCATCCAGCGCATTCCCCGTGCGCTCGAGCGGCTCGAGGTGCCGTTGATCGCCGCGGTCAACGGGGCCGCGGTCGGCGCCGGGTGTGACCTGGCGATGATGTGCGACATCCGGATCGCCTCCGACCGTGCGTCGTTCGCCGAGAGCTTCGTACAGGTCGGGCTCATCCCCGGGGACGGTGGCACCTGGTTCCTGCCGCGGGCGGTCGGATATGCGCGCGCCGCGGAGATGACGCTGACCGGGGACCGCATCGACGCGGCCACGGCGGCGGAGTGGGGCATGGTCAGCCGCGTCGTTCCGCACGAGGATCTTCTCGCCGAAGCGCAGGCGCTCGCCGAGCGCATCACGAAGAACCCCGCTCACGTCCTGCGGATGGCCAAGCGCCTCCTACAGGAATCGCGGACCGGTTCCCTGGAGTCGACGCTCGGAATGGCCGCGGCGATGCAACCACTCGCCCATCGCGATGCCGAACACGAGCGGCGCATCAGCCGGTGGCGGAGTTGACGTGTTCCGCTGACCGGACAGCCCGGGTGTCATCCGGGCCGCCCGCCGGTTGACTGACCGCCATGAGCAACGAGATCGCGCTGTCGGAACTGCAGGAGTTCGTCGCCGGCTTCTGGTACCACTACGACGAAGCCCATTACGACGACATGGCGGCGGCCTACGCCGACGACATCCGGTACATCAGCCGCAGCGAGTCCGGCGCCAGCCCCTTCGAGGAGCTGATGTCACCGGAGCTGGTCGGCCGGGAGGCGGTCATGGAGTGGCTGTCCGAGCACCGCAAGCAGAGCCCCTACCCGTTGCGCCACCACGCCACCAACCTGCACCGCACCGGTACCGACGGTGACGTGACCCGCGCCCGCTTCTACATCTTCGTGAACCAGATCGCGAACTACGTGCCGTTCGCGGTGTCCAGCGGCGTCGCCGAGGTGGCCGTGCGGCGCGGCGCAGGCGGGCTGGAGTTCACCGAGATGGAGGTCATCCTCGACACCACCAATTCGGTTCTGCTGTCCGAGTATTCAGCCGACCCCGCCGCCGCGGGCGCCTGAGGTCGTGAACGCCGGGCAGACCTTCGGCGGCGGTGTCGCGGTCATCACGGGGGCGGGCGCCGGCATCGGCGCCGGGCTGGCGCGCCACGCCGCCCGCCTGGGCATGACGGTGGTGCTCGCCGACGTCGACGGCGACGCGATCGCCGCGCTGCGCGACGAACTGTCGGACCAGGGCGCCACCGCTTTCGACATGGTCTGCGACGTCAGGGATTTCGCGGCCGTCGAGGAGCTGGCGCAACGCACCTACCGCGACATCGGCCCGGTGCGCCTGCTCGTCAACAACGCCGGCGTCGAACAGTTCGGCTACCTGTGGGACACCCCGGTCGAGAACTGGCAGCGTGTCGTCGACATCAACGTCAGCGGCGTCTTCCACGGTGTCCGGGCATTCCTGCCGATGATGATCGAGGCGCGCACCCCGGCGTGGGTGTGGAATCTCAGCTCGATCGGCGGCGTCGCCGTCGTCCCCCTGCAGGCGCCCTACATCATGAGCAAACACGCCGTGCTCGCCCTGACGGAGTGCCTGGCGCTCGAAGTCCAACTGGCCGAACACGACCACATCCACGTGCAGGCGGTGCTGCCCGGCGCGGTCACGTCCAACATCTTCGAGTCGGCGGGCGGCGTCACGGACGGGGACGTCGGCGCGGCAGAGTCCCAGCGGCTGGCGATGCTCGACATCAAGGCGGCCGCGATGGACCCCCTGGCCGCGGCAGAGGTGGTGTTCGACCAGGCCGCCGACGGCCGGTTCTACCTGCTCACGCAGCCCGAGTACGTCGGAAACGCGATGGCCGAACGCGCCGATGTGCTGACCACGCAGCGGGCACCGCTGCTGCGCACCAAACCGCGTTACGACCCCGCACAGCACTGAGAGGACTTCGGGTGCGCATCACCGACAGGGTGTTCGTCGTGACCGGTGCCGGTAACGGTATGGGCCGGCAGGTGACGCTCGACCTCCTGCGCCGGGGTGCGCTGGTCGCGGCGGCCGACGTCGACGAAGTGGGACTGACCGGCACGGCACGGCTCGCGATGGCCGGGACCCGGCTGTCCACCCACGTTCTCGACGTCACGGACAGGGACGCGGTCGCCGCCATGCCGGGCCGGGTGGTCGACGTCCACGGCCGAGTCGACGGGCTGGTCAACATCGCCGGCGTCATCCACCGGTTCGCGCCGTTCATCGAGCTGCCCCCGGAGACAGCCGATCGCATCATGGCCGTCAACTTCGCCGGCACGGTCGACATGTGCCGCGCGTTCCTGCCCGTCCTCCTGGCCCGCCCGGAGGCGAACCTGACGAACATGTCGAGCCTGTCGGCGTTGCTGCCCTTCGCCAGCCAGACGCTGTACAGCGCCAGCAAGGGCGCGGTCAAACAGTTCAGCGAAGGCCTCTACGCCGAGCTGTGCGATACGAATGTCCATGTGGTGACGGTCTTTCCGGGCAACGTCGCCACGGAGCTGACCAGTAACTCGGGTGTCGAGATGCTCGACGCCGGCGGTAAGAAGGTCCGGTCCACCACGCCGGAGGCGGCGGGCCGCAAGATCGTCGACGGCATCGCCGAGGACCGTTTCCGGGTACTCATCGGTGCCGACGCACACAGCCTCGACGTGCTGGCGCGGGTGTCGGCGAAACGCACCACCAGGTTGGTCGCCAAACAGATCAAGTCGGTGCTGTGAACTACGGTGCCATGAACTTCGGTGCCATGAACTACGACGTCATCGTCGTCGGATTCGGCGCAGCCGGTGCGGCAGCCGCGATCGAGGCCGCCGACCGTGGCGCACGCGTGCTCGTGCTCGACCGCGGTTACGGCGGCGGTGCGACGGCGTTGTCCGGCGGGATCGTCTACGCCGGCGGCGGCACCGCCGAACAGCACGCCGGCGGCTACCACGACAGCGTCGAGGACATGCGGGCCTACCTCGAGTCCGAAGTCGGCGACTCCGTGTCCGGCGAGACACTGGACCGGTTCTGCCGGCAGAGCCCGGCGATGATCGAGTGGCTCAAGGCGCAGGGGGTCGAGTTCCGCGGCGGCGAGGTGCCCACCTACAAGACCTCGTATCCGACCGACGACTTCTACCTGTACTACTCCGGCAACGAGAAGGCCTATCCGTACGCAGGCCGCGCCCGGCCGGTACCGCGCGGCCACCGCGTCCTCGCGCGCGGAATGAGTTCCGGCAAGGTCCTGTTCG
Protein-coding sequences here:
- a CDS encoding aldehyde dehydrogenase family protein; the encoded protein is MHDYTRKTLFIDGRWATPDGGDAIEVIDPATEQVIGSVPDGTTADVDAAVAAARRAFDPLITVAERRERLDRVIAAMEKRLPDIGETITREMGAPVRIAQGVQTKVPLAVARGIADVLATFEFEERMGNSLVVREPYGVVGAITPWNYPLYQVVAKVVPAIAAGCTVVLKPSNEAPLSVFEFVEALDEAGLPPGVVNLVSGSGRVVGERIAEHPDVDLVSFTGSTAVGQRVAELAAKTVKKVALELGGKSANVILEGGDLTTAVKVGVGNAYLNGGQTCMAWTRMLVPESRYGEALELVEAAAARYTVGDPLDPATRIGPSASASQFATVRGFIERAQRDGARLITGGAEKIRDIGYYVAPTVFADVDPDSELGQEEVFGPVLAVIPFRDEDDAVRIANGTPYGLAGAVWAGDLDHAIAFARRVQTGQLDLNGGAYNPVAPFGGYKKSGVGRELGRAGFEEFLQTKSLQLPA
- a CDS encoding crotonase/enoyl-CoA hydratase family protein; this encodes MSGPLRITTTAAIQVWTIDLPHVGNAITDDGFIAAFEAAVHAVNADNAIRAVILTGEGKIFSAGGNVKEMADRQGMFGLEPLDQRRAYLDGIQRIPRALERLEVPLIAAVNGAAVGAGCDLAMMCDIRIASDRASFAESFVQVGLIPGDGGTWFLPRAVGYARAAEMTLTGDRIDAATAAEWGMVSRVVPHEDLLAEAQALAERITKNPAHVLRMAKRLLQESRTGSLESTLGMAAAMQPLAHRDAEHERRISRWRS
- a CDS encoding nuclear transport factor 2 family protein — protein: MSNEIALSELQEFVAGFWYHYDEAHYDDMAAAYADDIRYISRSESGASPFEELMSPELVGREAVMEWLSEHRKQSPYPLRHHATNLHRTGTDGDVTRARFYIFVNQIANYVPFAVSSGVAEVAVRRGAGGLEFTEMEVILDTTNSVLLSEYSADPAAAGA
- a CDS encoding SDR family NAD(P)-dependent oxidoreductase; amino-acid sequence: MNAGQTFGGGVAVITGAGAGIGAGLARHAARLGMTVVLADVDGDAIAALRDELSDQGATAFDMVCDVRDFAAVEELAQRTYRDIGPVRLLVNNAGVEQFGYLWDTPVENWQRVVDINVSGVFHGVRAFLPMMIEARTPAWVWNLSSIGGVAVVPLQAPYIMSKHAVLALTECLALEVQLAEHDHIHVQAVLPGAVTSNIFESAGGVTDGDVGAAESQRLAMLDIKAAAMDPLAAAEVVFDQAADGRFYLLTQPEYVGNAMAERADVLTTQRAPLLRTKPRYDPAQH
- a CDS encoding SDR family NAD(P)-dependent oxidoreductase, translating into MRITDRVFVVTGAGNGMGRQVTLDLLRRGALVAAADVDEVGLTGTARLAMAGTRLSTHVLDVTDRDAVAAMPGRVVDVHGRVDGLVNIAGVIHRFAPFIELPPETADRIMAVNFAGTVDMCRAFLPVLLARPEANLTNMSSLSALLPFASQTLYSASKGAVKQFSEGLYAELCDTNVHVVTVFPGNVATELTSNSGVEMLDAGGKKVRSTTPEAAGRKIVDGIAEDRFRVLIGADAHSLDVLARVSAKRTTRLVAKQIKSVL